A window of Canis lupus baileyi chromosome 3, mCanLup2.hap1, whole genome shotgun sequence genomic DNA:
TCAAGAAATTCTGCGtaaattagagaaggagaaaatccTAGTGTTCACGCCATCCCGACGAGTGCAGGGGAGGCGGGTGGTGTGCTACGACGACAGGTTCATCGTGAAGCTGGCTTTTGAGTCGGATGGGATCATTGTGTCCAATGACAACTACAGGGATCTGGCCAATGAGAAACCAGAGTGGAAGAAGTTCATAGATGAGCGACTGCTAATGTACTCATTTGTCAATGACAAGTAAGTGAAACCATGTACTTACCAGTGATACTGCTTCCCTGCCAACGTGGCCATCCCTGGCAGCTGCCACAGGAGCCCTGTCTCCGCCTGCCACTGACCAGACCTAAGACACATTTCTTCCCACAACTGATATCCCCTCTGATCCTCAGTGGGAGTCAGGAAAAGCGTGGAACGATGCCTCAGGAAGCCACATGTGAGTGCCAGGCCCCTGCAGCGGAAGGCAGTAACAGGGCAAGTCTGTCAGAACAGACAGGGACATTCCCCATCTTCACAGGACACAgatttggacctgttgaccctcaAAACACGGCCTTTCAAAATCTACTTAGAGCCTTGATCacttaagtatatattttaaatacaggatttttttaatgttacacCAATGGTAAGACTCTAGTCAAGACGAAATTGATAAATGGACAGATAACGATAAAAAGCAGGTCTcctgagaaataaataaagcccaCAGATAGGTGGGAAAGTTCACCTGTTGacaaaaatgcaaactaaatGTACAGAGAACATCTTTTTTCACCTATTtaattcacaaaaatatttttgcctgtGCCTTGTTCTGTTAAAGATGTAGTTTAACACATCTTTGTGAAATAGTTTGGCATGGGTTAGCAGAAGCCTTGGAAATATGCAGACCCTCTCAGGCCCATCTCCTTTCTTGGAATATATATCCTGAGGAAAAAAGACCAGATATGTTCATTTCCGTAATACTTATTATTGCAAGAATTCAGAGGCAGCTAAAGGTACCATAGAGAAACCAGTTAAGCCGCTCTGCATCTAGTGGAATATTCATCAGCTCTTCAGCATTATGAATACGAAAGCTATTGAGGAACATGgaaatttatttgttaaaaagacaaagCACAAAATTATATCTGTGTTTGTGAAATGCTTACGCATACAGAAATGACTAAAATGCAACACATACACGAAATAATTGTAGTTAAGATTATAGGATTGAGTGCCTCTTGTTTTTAATGTTGCCGCATTGTTCTGATATTAAACAGCATATTTGCTAAGTGTTCTTAGCCACCTGACACTCCCTTAGGGGTTCATACAACATCGTTCACATTTCCTGGGTAACTGCATGGCCCGTTTCAAGTTCCAACAGTGACATCACAAGTAGTAGAGCTCTTCAGTTGTAACTTCTGTTATGCTACATGCCATGAATTCCTGTGTTCATGagattttttccatctctctgctgaGGAGCAAAGAGAATGGGCCTGTGGGGTTCGACTTAGAATCTCAACTGTGCCCTGTGAACTTAGATCAAAGTCACTTAATTAGGAAAGCGTATTAATCTACAAAAACTAATACTTCAAAGGCCCACTgtcaggaagaaagaagagaggccaCGCAGGGCCCCAGCCCGGAACGGGATGTGGCTGGTGTCCACGTTCCTGTCACTGCTCCTCACTCACCCTTACTGCTGGACGTGGTCGAGGCTCACCAAACCCTCTTAACACAGAATCGTGTGGTTTTCTGAAGTTCTTACAAAATCCCAAGACTGACAGgaagaaagaattaatgagaacatacaagGCTCAAAACTTACTTGAGTTAAAACCAGTACAGGTTCGGCTTGACACAGTTTACTTGTGTCCGTTAAGAAAATTCTGtgtactgttattttttttttaccccataaACGCTGAACCAGAAtgtttgttaaaaatgttttaaagacctTAGAGTGAATCAAGTTCTCCCTTCTGTCTTCAGAATTAAATTATCAAGCTCCTACTTagatatattttgtattatatccATGACAGGTTCATGCCCCCTGACGACCCTCTCGGCAGACATGGCCCAAGCCTGGATAATTTTCTGAGGAAGAAACCTATTGTTCCTGAACACAAAAAGCAGCCTTGTCCATACGGTAACTTTTCTtataagtatttaatatttgCCTTTAGAACATAGTACGTTGTTAAACTTTtgttgataaaaataaacatttttaaaattttggatgGCATAGTATGCAGTTCTTTTGATTGTAATGAGATTTAAGAAAACAACCACGGGCAGGGTGgggcggcaggggtgggggtggaggggggaggtgaATTATTTTTACCTAATCATGTTCGATGCAAATGCACTTCCCAGAGTTAAAACGTGGTTAGCTCCAAAAACTGAGCTAATTCTTTGTGAAGTTAGTTGTCAAGCAGGTAAAAACACCTGGAGTCCTTCCAACTAGAAACAAGTCAGGTTGGCATGAGTGTACTGCATTCCAACAGCTCGTTTTGCTCTTTAGGACAGAATGTCGTATCTGGTTATGAAGCCATGTGGGAAGAGCATGGCAGGAAGGAGTTGAGGACATGGGGTGCCCACCCAGACCTCAGGAGGGGACTCGATCGCTCGGCCGATGTGTTCGCTGCTCCCTGGAGCCCGGCAGCGGGGCGGCTGAGAGGGGCTCATCTCCAGAGGGAGGGTCGTACCCCCGCCTCTGCCCTGGCCTCGCCCACAGGTTGAAATAGTCATGCCAACCCAAGCTGCTGGGGTCTGGTAGTGTGCTCCTTTGCCTAACTGATCTCCCTCTCCGTAGGAAAGAAGTGTACGTACGGACACAAGTGCAAATACTACCATCCCGAGAGGGGCAGCCAGCCGCAGAGGTCGGTGGCCGACGAGCTTCGGGCCATGTCTCGAAACACAGCGGCCAAGACCTCCAACGAAGGCGGGCTGGTCAAAAGCAACAGCGTTCCCTGCAGCACGAAAGCGGACAGCACTTCAGATGTCAAGCGGGGTGCTCCCAAGAGGCAGTCGGATCCGAGCATACGGACCCAAGTCTACCAGGACCTCGAAGAAAAGCTTCCCACCAAAAACAAACTGGAAACCAGGTCTGTCCCCTCGTTGGTGAGCATCCCGGCGACTTCCACTGCAAAACCCCAAAGCACTACATCTCTAAGCAACGGCCTTCCATCTGGAGTTCATTTCCCAGCTCAGGATCAAAGACCACAGGGACAGTACCCTCCAATGATGATGGCAACCAAAAATCACGGAACGCCAATGCCTTACGAACAGTACCCCAAATGCGACTCGCCCGTCGACATCGGGTATTACTCCATGTTGAACGCCTACTCGAATCTGAGCATCTCAGGCCCGCGCAGCCCCGAGAGGCGCTTCTCCCTGGACACGGACTACCGCGTCAGCTCCGTGGCCTCCGACTGCAGCAGCGAGGGCAGCATGAGCTGCGGGAGCAGCGACTCCTACGTGGGCTACAACGACCGCTCGTACGTGAGCTCGCCCGACCCACAGCTGGAAGAGAGCCTGAAGTGTCAGCACGTGCACCCGCACAGCCGCCTTAATTCCCAGCCCTTCCTGCAGAACTTCCACGACCCCCTAGCTAGAGTGCCAAGCTACAGTCACGAAGAACCAAAGTACCACCCCAAGCCGCCCCTCGCGCACCTGGCCGTGCACCTGCCGCACCCGGCCGCGGGCGCGCGCTCCAGCTGCCCCGGCGACTACCCGTCCCCGCCGGGCGCCGCGCACCCCAAGGCGCCGCGCCTCGGCCGCTCGCTGCTGGCCACCCGGCTGGACAGCGTGTCGGACTCGCGGCTGTACGACGGCTCCCCGTCCCGGCCCAGGAAGCCCTACTCGGGCCCCGACGGCCCGGGCGGCTGGGAGAGGCCGGCGTTCGCGCCCGAGGCGGCCTACGGCTACCGGCACACCTACTCGCTGCCGGACAGCTCCACGCAGCCGGGCTACGAGCCGTTCGCCTTCCAGAGCCTGCCCGAGCGCCCGGAGCCCGCGTGGCGCGGCCCGTACTGCGCGCCGCCGCCCGAGCCGCCCCGGTACCAGGACGACCGCGAGAAGGTCTACGTGAACCTGTGCAACATCTTCCCGGCCGACCTGGTGCGGACGGTCATGAAGAGGAACCCGCACGTGACGGACGCCCAGCAGCTGGCCGCCGCCATCCTCGTGGAGAAGTCCCAGCTGGGCTACTGACGGACGATGCATCTTCGTGGTGTGGAGTCGTTCTTTCGTTCAGCTCAAATGCTGAGGGAGGTTTGCTACAATAGCACATGTCATCTCCTTCGCGGCAAGGAGGTTAAATAGtatccatttatgtgaaatactgTATCATGGAACCTGTACGTAGAGCCCCACAGCGTGGAAGTATCACGGGATTGCTTTaccttcaaacttttttttagacatttcctttttaaaagctctctCCTTGGCTGGAGATTTTTCCAGTTTGATTTATTAGATGTCTCTGTGATCTTTGATATTAATCTTTGGTGCATCAGGGGTTTATATGCAGCACTTTTTATCCTTGTTTCGTGTTTTATTACCTTGGTGTTTGTCTATCAATTGCGAGCAATTACAATACTTTCAGAATGTCGAACATTTGACTAGACCCTAGCCGACTATTTTTTCAAGCCAAGCTTAATTGGAATCTTTTACagctttttaagttatttttatttggggaaaGTGGGCTTCTTTGTGCTATAATCAttatttatagaaacaaagaTATACTACAGCActgactttatattttaaacaaaatgtaagTTACCAGTTTATACGGAAATGGGTAACAGTCTATATTAGAATGATTTACAATATGGcacttttcattgttttatttttgttgggatttttttttttcctgttaggtAATTTAGTTAATTTAATATGGTTGATTTAAAGGAAAGCAGATGCAATCAATGGaaaaaattgtttccattttttttttccttaacgaATAAGGCAAAAGCCGTAACTGTTCCAGTTTAGAGCTTTGTTATCCAGCTATGATGTGCTTCTAGACGGTAGGAATGGAATTGAATTCCTAGATTCTCATTAACCTGTATTTTTAAcgtgtttgtcttttttgtttcgGGGCACAACAATACTGGATAAAAGAACCCTTTCACAGTCCTTGCCTGTTTTTAATGAATCTAATTATTCTCAATGcaacttttatatttaatatactcTTTAGCTTTCCTGCTATTTATCAAGGCTGGCCTGAGGTGGGTTTATGTGTTGAGGATATGCAAAAGTTATTGATACTGCACTATAGGAATGGTGGTGGAGGCGTTGTCAGTGGTAACTTAAAATGTTTGTAAGATActgtatattttccattttcctgaagGTAGTTTTTGAGGGGCCTGTTATATTATTAAGGCCAGATTCTTGCCACAAATAGTGTAGTTTTAGCTACAGACTAAAGTCTGTTCTAGTATTAGTAAGGGATATTTCTGGTTTCAAAGTCATGGGTTTTGCTAGATGCGAATTCATTTTTGTCCTCAGAAGACAGACCTTGCATTGAGTGGCAGACAGTCGTGTGTGCTTCACATGACCTTGACAGTTGCCTCCAGGCTTTGAATTTTCCTTCACGTGACAGACCATCCTGATCTGTCTCTGTCGTCTGCCTCGATGCCCTGGGTGTTCTGACCATTCTAACATGCTACAGTTTGAAGTAAAGCCCTGAAAAGCCAGAAAGTACCTTTTACTGTTGATACAAATTGTATCTTTTTAACTATAAGAACTATTTTGATTTGTAGATCTAGTGAAAACACAAATGTGTAACTATGATTAGACTTTTGGGCAACATTTTATCCcttatttaaatacaaaattttaaagtaaaattgagGTCTAGGATagggtagaaaaataaaagtaacgaTTTAGGTAAATAAAATTGTCTGTCTTAGTtttatagaatatattaaaatatattaaatacatttattggcattttctttctcctaaaaCTTATCTAGtgagaacttaaaaataaaggtaaaatgctGCCTGAAAATAATGTCCAAGCACCTTTGACTAGGATAACATTTTCACTACTTGTGTGACACTGTGTGTTGCATGAAGTAGGATTTGGGTATACAGTAAATGCTTCTAAAAGGCATTGTGCATATTGACATATCCAATAATCTGAACCGTGTTCAGCAAACTTAATTCAGGAAAGTGGTGTTCTACACaattattgctgttgtttttgaGGTGAGTGTGGCCCTTATCTGTACCCAGAAACAATACAGATGGTGACACAAACCATCCCGAGTGGTGTCCGGGTGTGACCCTACTCGCTTGTGAATCTGTTCTCCTTGATTTCGTCAGTCACTATCTGTAGAACAAGTTTAAGTGTAGAAGCTAAGtgagtgccaaaaaaaaaaaaaaaaaaaaaaagggttacaGATGTGGAGTACCTTTTATTTTAGTCatgttttaagccttttttttttaagtatgaaatcCTTTTTAAATTGTAGATTTCGCTCGCATTTTCTTAATGTTAGCATTTTCACTATCTGAAGAGTCTGCCAAACATTACTAAACTTATTTAAATGAGATCTTCAGCGAAATGTGTATCAGACTTTTAGTTTGATGTTCTCGTGTTTTTAGCAAACTTGTCTGTTATTGCTTCATGGATTTTAGACCATGGAACATAGTGTAGCTTGCCACTACCTGTCCTGAAGTGAATAGCTCTGAATTGCTCACACTGAAATCCTTCAGTATAATGAATTGTGAGTTAAGAAATAGCAGTTTTCTTATGTCAAGAGGACAGTTTgtccccctctcttttttctttctttctttctttctttttttttttttttttttaagcacccaTGTTGCTTTCAGAGCTTAAGAATGAGATATTTGGCAGGCTTTAGACACAGCAAATTCTTCATTCTCTAAAGCAATAAGTAAAAGGATCCACCGTTCAATTAAATCCATAGCTGATCCCAAACCTTCATTGTAGCCAAAACTTTCACCTTAATCCTGTCTTTTACCAGATTCACTCACAGATAACTGGAGAGGGAGGAGGTGTTAGTAGAGAAACTGCCCAGAGAAACTGGTCAACCGATAGGAGAGAAAAAACTCAGATTGGATTATTCTGCCCCCGAATAGTTGACAGTTGACTGTCCTTTCCCCAGCAAGGAGCCGGTGCACTGTCTCTGTGTCTTACTACAGAGGAAGTAGCAGCCAGCTGGCCAGATCCTGGCCCTCACGGTTCCCTCCCTGCACGTGACACGTACGTTTCCCATCTGTTGATATCTCTGTATCCTGATAGAGTTTGTCATTGACCTCAACATTTGAAAGAAATGCACACCAGTATAAAATGTGTGATACTGGTAGAAACTTGAACTTTGTGCTTTTATGAAGTTTCCTTGATGAGAATAtgtaatataactttaaaaaaaaaaagcattttatatgtatatatacatacatgcctACGTATTTGTCATGAAGTATTAAAAACAGGAGAGGGTGTTACGCTTTTGGTGGCTGACCTTCCCTTCATTGAACTATGTTTGAGTTGTGGATGACCAAGACTGGAGTCTGGATGACCAACGATAAGATTTTAGAACCACTTGAATGGAAAGGAACTCTTCGATGGTTTTATTCCtggtatttttaaagagttattttgataattttaatagaatgtgtcattttaaaacacacacaaaaaaagtagtATTgattatacaaataattatttaacatGTCTTTTACGGATGTATCTATGTATATGGacagtaatatatttataaacaaatatactTTGATTATGTTGTAGCTATTAGTTTGTGATAGGTTAGCTATGGCTCTggatacctgtgtgtgtgtgttttgaaaacTCTTGAgctgttcccccccaccccacccctccccacccccgatTTACGGGCACTGACCCGAAGgtatatttgttttcattctcatttttgctATCCGACTTACTTCCTCAAGATGAGCTTCCTAGGCATACACCCACAGATAAAGTGTAAAACCCATGAACTACACACGTGCATTAGCGTAAGACAAAGCAGAGCTCGTAGAAGTAGAGAAGCATGCGATATTTCAGATTGGCCTGCGAGACTCCTAGGGCAGCGGCTGACAGACCTGTTCTGTGAAGGGTCAGGCATAACCAGTCCGAGCTTTGAGAAGCGTCTGGTCTCTGTCACCTGCTCACCTCTGCACGTAGCACCAGAGCAGCCGCAGACAGGAGGCTGAGTGAGCCATGTGCAAAGGCCTCTACTCACAGGAACAGGCAGCGGGCCAGCGGGGCTGGTGGTTGGAGTCCTCGCAGCCCTGTCCCGGGGGGGAAAACCCAGGATTATTAAGCCCTAAGCCCTGGTACGAACGTGTTCGTAGAAGAACCAAGAACTGTAGTTCGGTTGACATTCAAAGACCGTGTTATTATTTATTGACCGCCTTCAAGAGAGGATTGCGAGACGGTCCTACTAAAGCATCctcatttacttgtttattctaTCCTGTCCATTACTTACTAGAGATATTTCTTAATGTTAAACTGCACACACGAAAAAAAGCATTCTGTCGACAGATGTTTTAATAAGTATTGAAATTTTTTCATGAACTTTGTATTTCTATTGATAAGATGGGAATACCTTACCTACATTTAGTTTTTTAAGGGCCTCATGGACCAAAAATCCtgttgtattttgaaaattagcATGTAATTagccacaaaatattttataaagactgCATCTGTCAGTTA
This region includes:
- the ZC3H12C gene encoding probable ribonuclease ZC3H12C isoform X3 — translated: MAAPRRPQEYGVLCIQEYRKNSKVESSTHNSFMGLKDPLGHDLGHLYVESTDPHLSTSVPWSMVEKPTMDKVNSGKEEKEVSEENTSSGDSEESTHSDNESEQLRSVSVEPCLLTKTHRQLCRSPCLEPHILKRGDILQDFKPEESQTTSKEVKKPPDVVREYQTKLEFALKLGYSEEQVQLVLNKLGTDALINDILGELVKLGNKSETEQTVSTITSVTRDTSSLESQRSDSPMQEIVADDGENLRPVVIDGSNVAMSHGNKEVFSCRGIKLAVDWFLERGHKDVTVFVPAWRKEQSRPDALITDQEILRKLEKEKILVFTPSRRVQGRRVVCYDDRFIVKLAFESDGIIVSNDNYRDLANEKPEWKKFIDERLLMYSFVNDKFMPPDDPLGRHGPSLDNFLRKKPIVPEHKKQPCPYGQNVVSGYEAMWEEHGRKELRTWGAHPDLRRGLDRSADVFAAPWSPAAGRLRGAHLQREGRTPASALASPTGKKCTYGHKCKYYHPERGSQPQRSVADELRAMSRNTAAKTSNEGGLVKSNSVPCSTKADSTSDVKRGAPKRQSDPSIRTQVYQDLEEKLPTKNKLETRSVPSLVSIPATSTAKPQSTTSLSNGLPSGVHFPAQDQRPQGQYPPMMMATKNHGTPMPYEQYPKCDSPVDIGYYSMLNAYSNLSISGPRSPERRFSLDTDYRVSSVASDCSSEGSMSCGSSDSYVGYNDRSYVSSPDPQLEESLKCQHVHPHSRLNSQPFLQNFHDPLARVPSYSHEEPKYHPKPPLAHLAVHLPHPAAGARSSCPGDYPSPPGAAHPKAPRLGRSLLATRLDSVSDSRLYDGSPSRPRKPYSGPDGPGGWERPAFAPEAAYGYRHTYSLPDSSTQPGYEPFAFQSLPERPEPAWRGPYCAPPPEPPRYQDDREKVYVNLCNIFPADLVRTVMKRNPHVTDAQQLAAAILVEKSQLGY
- the ZC3H12C gene encoding probable ribonuclease ZC3H12C isoform X8 — protein: MLKAQETKYHHRLTSHGNKEVFSCRGIKLAVDWFLERGHKDVTVFVPAWRKEQSRPDALITDQEILRKLEKEKILVFTPSRRVQGRRVVCYDDRFIVKLAFESDGIIVSNDNYRDLANEKPEWKKFIDERLLMYSFVNDKFMPPDDPLGRHGPSLDNFLRKKPIVPEHKKQPCPYGQNVVSGYEAMWEEHGRKELRTWGAHPDLRRGLDRSADVFAAPWSPAAGRLRGAHLQREGRTPASALASPTGKKCTYGHKCKYYHPERGSQPQRSVADELRAMSRNTAAKTSNEGGLVKSNSVPCSTKADSTSDVKRGAPKRQSDPSIRTQVYQDLEEKLPTKNKLETRSVPSLVSIPATSTAKPQSTTSLSNGLPSGVHFPAQDQRPQGQYPPMMMATKNHGTPMPYEQYPKCDSPVDIGYYSMLNAYSNLSISGPRSPERRFSLDTDYRVSSVASDCSSEGSMSCGSSDSYVGYNDRSYVSSPDPQLEESLKCQHVHPHSRLNSQPFLQNFHDPLARVPSYSHEEPKYHPKPPLAHLAVHLPHPAAGARSSCPGDYPSPPGAAHPKAPRLGRSLLATRLDSVSDSRLYDGSPSRPRKPYSGPDGPGGWERPAFAPEAAYGYRHTYSLPDSSTQPGYEPFAFQSLPERPEPAWRGPYCAPPPEPPRYQDDREKVYVNLCNIFPADLVRTVMKRNPHVTDAQQLAAAILVEKSQLGY
- the ZC3H12C gene encoding probable ribonuclease ZC3H12C isoform X1 yields the protein MKHMEGTLDFISTQEYGVLCIQEYRKNSKVESSTHNSFMGLKDPLGHDLGHLYVESTDPHLSTSVPWSMVEKPTMDKVNSGKEEKEVSEENTSSGDSEESTHSDNESEQLRSVSVEPCLLTKTHRQLCRSPCLEPHILKRGDILQDFKPEESQTTSKEVKKPPDVVREYQTKLEFALKLGYSEEQVQLVLNKLGTDALINDILGELVKLGNKSETEQTVSTITSVTRDTSSLESQRSDSPMQEIVADDGENLRPVVIDGSNVAMSHGNKEVFSCRGIKLAVDWFLERGHKDVTVFVPAWRKEQSRPDALITDQEILRKLEKEKILVFTPSRRVQGRRVVCYDDRFIVKLAFESDGIIVSNDNYRDLANEKPEWKKFIDERLLMYSFVNDKFMPPDDPLGRHGPSLDNFLRKKPIVPEHKKQPCPYGQNVVSGYEAMWEEHGRKELRTWGAHPDLRRGLDRSADVFAAPWSPAAGRLRGAHLQREGRTPASALASPTGKKCTYGHKCKYYHPERGSQPQRSVADELRAMSRNTAAKTSNEGGLVKSNSVPCSTKADSTSDVKRGAPKRQSDPSIRTQVYQDLEEKLPTKNKLETRSVPSLVSIPATSTAKPQSTTSLSNGLPSGVHFPAQDQRPQGQYPPMMMATKNHGTPMPYEQYPKCDSPVDIGYYSMLNAYSNLSISGPRSPERRFSLDTDYRVSSVASDCSSEGSMSCGSSDSYVGYNDRSYVSSPDPQLEESLKCQHVHPHSRLNSQPFLQNFHDPLARVPSYSHEEPKYHPKPPLAHLAVHLPHPAAGARSSCPGDYPSPPGAAHPKAPRLGRSLLATRLDSVSDSRLYDGSPSRPRKPYSGPDGPGGWERPAFAPEAAYGYRHTYSLPDSSTQPGYEPFAFQSLPERPEPAWRGPYCAPPPEPPRYQDDREKVYVNLCNIFPADLVRTVMKRNPHVTDAQQLAAAILVEKSQLGY
- the ZC3H12C gene encoding probable ribonuclease ZC3H12C isoform X6; the encoded protein is MKHMEGTLDFISTQEYGVLCIQEYRKNSKVESSTHNSFMGLKDPLGHDLGHLYVESTDPHLSTSVPWSMVEKPTMDKVNSGKEEKEVSEENTSSGDSEESTHSDNESEQLRSVSVEPCLLTKTHRQLCRSPCLEPHILKRGDILQDFKPEESQTTSKEVKKPPDVVREYQTKLEFALKLGYSEEQVQLVLNKLGTDALINDILGELVKLGNKSETEQTVSTITSVTRDTSSLESQRSDSPMQEIVADDGENLRPVVIDGSNVAMSHGNKEVFSCRGIKLAVDWFLERGHKDVTVFVPAWRKEQSRPDALITDQEILRKLEKEKILVFTPSRRVQGRRVVCYDDRFIVKLAFESDGIIVSNDNYRDLANEKPEWKKFIDERLLMYSFVNDKFMPPDDPLGRHGPSLDNFLRKKPIVPEHKKQPCPYGKKCTYGHKCKYYHPERGSQPQRSVADELRAMSRNTAAKTSNEGGLVKSNSVPCSTKADSTSDVKRGAPKRQSDPSIRTQVYQDLEEKLPTKNKLETRSVPSLVSIPATSTAKPQSTTSLSNGLPSGVHFPAQDQRPQGQYPPMMMATKNHGTPMPYEQYPKCDSPVDIGYYSMLNAYSNLSISGPRSPERRFSLDTDYRVSSVASDCSSEGSMSCGSSDSYVGYNDRSYVSSPDPQLEESLKCQHVHPHSRLNSQPFLQNFHDPLARVPSYSHEEPKYHPKPPLAHLAVHLPHPAAGARSSCPGDYPSPPGAAHPKAPRLGRSLLATRLDSVSDSRLYDGSPSRPRKPYSGPDGPGGWERPAFAPEAAYGYRHTYSLPDSSTQPGYEPFAFQSLPERPEPAWRGPYCAPPPEPPRYQDDREKVYVNLCNIFPADLVRTVMKRNPHVTDAQQLAAAILVEKSQLGY
- the ZC3H12C gene encoding probable ribonuclease ZC3H12C isoform X5, encoding MGLKDPLGHDLGHLYVESTDPHLSTSVPWSMVEKPTMDKVNSGKEEKEVSEENTSSGDSEESTHSDNESEQLRSVSVEPCLLTKTHRQLCRSPCLEPHILKRGDILQDFKPEESQTTSKEVKKPPDVVREYQTKLEFALKLGYSEEQVQLVLNKLGTDALINDILGELVKLGNKSETEQTVSTITSVTRDTSSLESQRSDSPMQEIVADDGENLRPVVIDGSNVAMSHGNKEVFSCRGIKLAVDWFLERGHKDVTVFVPAWRKEQSRPDALITDQEILRKLEKEKILVFTPSRRVQGRRVVCYDDRFIVKLAFESDGIIVSNDNYRDLANEKPEWKKFIDERLLMYSFVNDKFMPPDDPLGRHGPSLDNFLRKKPIVPEHKKQPCPYGQNVVSGYEAMWEEHGRKELRTWGAHPDLRRGLDRSADVFAAPWSPAAGRLRGAHLQREGRTPASALASPTGKKCTYGHKCKYYHPERGSQPQRSVADELRAMSRNTAAKTSNEGGLVKSNSVPCSTKADSTSDVKRGAPKRQSDPSIRTQVYQDLEEKLPTKNKLETRSVPSLVSIPATSTAKPQSTTSLSNGLPSGVHFPAQDQRPQGQYPPMMMATKNHGTPMPYEQYPKCDSPVDIGYYSMLNAYSNLSISGPRSPERRFSLDTDYRVSSVASDCSSEGSMSCGSSDSYVGYNDRSYVSSPDPQLEESLKCQHVHPHSRLNSQPFLQNFHDPLARVPSYSHEEPKYHPKPPLAHLAVHLPHPAAGARSSCPGDYPSPPGAAHPKAPRLGRSLLATRLDSVSDSRLYDGSPSRPRKPYSGPDGPGGWERPAFAPEAAYGYRHTYSLPDSSTQPGYEPFAFQSLPERPEPAWRGPYCAPPPEPPRYQDDREKVYVNLCNIFPADLVRTVMKRNPHVTDAQQLAAAILVEKSQLGY
- the ZC3H12C gene encoding probable ribonuclease ZC3H12C isoform X4 encodes the protein MPGSGPQEYGVLCIQEYRKNSKVESSTHNSFMGLKDPLGHDLGHLYVESTDPHLSTSVPWSMVEKPTMDKVNSGKEEKEVSEENTSSGDSEESTHSDNESEQLRSVSVEPCLLTKTHRQLCRSPCLEPHILKRGDILQDFKPEESQTTSKEVKKPPDVVREYQTKLEFALKLGYSEEQVQLVLNKLGTDALINDILGELVKLGNKSETEQTVSTITSVTRDTSSLESQRSDSPMQEIVADDGENLRPVVIDGSNVAMSHGNKEVFSCRGIKLAVDWFLERGHKDVTVFVPAWRKEQSRPDALITDQEILRKLEKEKILVFTPSRRVQGRRVVCYDDRFIVKLAFESDGIIVSNDNYRDLANEKPEWKKFIDERLLMYSFVNDKFMPPDDPLGRHGPSLDNFLRKKPIVPEHKKQPCPYGQNVVSGYEAMWEEHGRKELRTWGAHPDLRRGLDRSADVFAAPWSPAAGRLRGAHLQREGRTPASALASPTGKKCTYGHKCKYYHPERGSQPQRSVADELRAMSRNTAAKTSNEGGLVKSNSVPCSTKADSTSDVKRGAPKRQSDPSIRTQVYQDLEEKLPTKNKLETRSVPSLVSIPATSTAKPQSTTSLSNGLPSGVHFPAQDQRPQGQYPPMMMATKNHGTPMPYEQYPKCDSPVDIGYYSMLNAYSNLSISGPRSPERRFSLDTDYRVSSVASDCSSEGSMSCGSSDSYVGYNDRSYVSSPDPQLEESLKCQHVHPHSRLNSQPFLQNFHDPLARVPSYSHEEPKYHPKPPLAHLAVHLPHPAAGARSSCPGDYPSPPGAAHPKAPRLGRSLLATRLDSVSDSRLYDGSPSRPRKPYSGPDGPGGWERPAFAPEAAYGYRHTYSLPDSSTQPGYEPFAFQSLPERPEPAWRGPYCAPPPEPPRYQDDREKVYVNLCNIFPADLVRTVMKRNPHVTDAQQLAAAILVEKSQLGY
- the ZC3H12C gene encoding probable ribonuclease ZC3H12C isoform X2 — encoded protein: MSLYFPANEYGVLCIQEYRKNSKVESSTHNSFMGLKDPLGHDLGHLYVESTDPHLSTSVPWSMVEKPTMDKVNSGKEEKEVSEENTSSGDSEESTHSDNESEQLRSVSVEPCLLTKTHRQLCRSPCLEPHILKRGDILQDFKPEESQTTSKEVKKPPDVVREYQTKLEFALKLGYSEEQVQLVLNKLGTDALINDILGELVKLGNKSETEQTVSTITSVTRDTSSLESQRSDSPMQEIVADDGENLRPVVIDGSNVAMSHGNKEVFSCRGIKLAVDWFLERGHKDVTVFVPAWRKEQSRPDALITDQEILRKLEKEKILVFTPSRRVQGRRVVCYDDRFIVKLAFESDGIIVSNDNYRDLANEKPEWKKFIDERLLMYSFVNDKFMPPDDPLGRHGPSLDNFLRKKPIVPEHKKQPCPYGQNVVSGYEAMWEEHGRKELRTWGAHPDLRRGLDRSADVFAAPWSPAAGRLRGAHLQREGRTPASALASPTGKKCTYGHKCKYYHPERGSQPQRSVADELRAMSRNTAAKTSNEGGLVKSNSVPCSTKADSTSDVKRGAPKRQSDPSIRTQVYQDLEEKLPTKNKLETRSVPSLVSIPATSTAKPQSTTSLSNGLPSGVHFPAQDQRPQGQYPPMMMATKNHGTPMPYEQYPKCDSPVDIGYYSMLNAYSNLSISGPRSPERRFSLDTDYRVSSVASDCSSEGSMSCGSSDSYVGYNDRSYVSSPDPQLEESLKCQHVHPHSRLNSQPFLQNFHDPLARVPSYSHEEPKYHPKPPLAHLAVHLPHPAAGARSSCPGDYPSPPGAAHPKAPRLGRSLLATRLDSVSDSRLYDGSPSRPRKPYSGPDGPGGWERPAFAPEAAYGYRHTYSLPDSSTQPGYEPFAFQSLPERPEPAWRGPYCAPPPEPPRYQDDREKVYVNLCNIFPADLVRTVMKRNPHVTDAQQLAAAILVEKSQLGY